The following are encoded together in the Serratia sp. UGAL515B_01 genome:
- a CDS encoding DUF2824 family protein, whose amino-acid sequence MITFTPTRNIDLIESVGNHPDIIAGSNNGDGYEYNPRCVYLGVQIDGQFCGVVYFQELQPLSIECHAMILKEARKHSVDIGLEFWRLMIGNTNYQCFTSFAARKFRYGQMYCALIGLQRVGTIKKYFKGVDDVTFYAATRDELIAFLSKR is encoded by the coding sequence ATGATTACATTCACCCCCACGCGAAACATCGATCTAATCGAGTCAGTAGGTAACCATCCAGACATCATAGCGGGAAGTAACAACGGCGATGGTTACGAATATAACCCGCGATGTGTATACCTTGGCGTGCAGATTGATGGCCAGTTTTGCGGCGTTGTGTACTTTCAAGAATTGCAGCCTCTTTCTATCGAATGCCATGCGATGATTTTGAAAGAAGCACGAAAGCACAGCGTTGATATCGGCCTAGAGTTCTGGCGATTGATGATCGGCAATACAAACTACCAATGCTTTACATCGTTTGCAGCCCGTAAATTCCGTTATGGCCAGATGTATTGCGCCCTCATTGGCCTACAGCGAGTAGGCACCATCAAAAAGTATTTCAAAGGCGTGGACGATGTGACGTTCTACGCCGCAACCCGCGACGAGCTGATCGCTTTCCTATCTAAGAGGTAA
- a CDS encoding DNA transfer protein, with translation MCHFAFSLARKLAGFEPLYPEKGGKGGDGGAGVQADAINQQTGLQREQWQTVMNGLAPFTPMAQQYVQQLQGLSTLPGQEKALGEYYNSGQFKQMSDMARYQNLAAAEATGGLGSTATSNQLAFIAPQLGENWLNGQMNSAQNLANIGLGALQGQANAGQTYANNTGQLLQQNASLAAQRANQPSRFQQGLTGALGGASAGMAIGGPWGAAIGGGLGALGGLF, from the coding sequence ATGTGTCATTTTGCTTTTAGCCTGGCAAGGAAGCTTGCCGGGTTCGAACCTCTATACCCTGAAAAAGGCGGGAAGGGGGGCGATGGTGGCGCAGGCGTACAGGCTGACGCCATCAATCAACAAACCGGGCTACAGCGCGAGCAGTGGCAGACGGTAATGAATGGCCTTGCACCGTTTACACCAATGGCTCAGCAGTATGTCCAGCAGTTGCAGGGATTATCTACTCTTCCAGGGCAGGAAAAGGCTCTTGGAGAGTATTACAACTCCGGTCAGTTCAAACAAATGTCGGATATGGCGCGGTATCAAAATCTCGCAGCCGCAGAGGCAACTGGCGGCCTAGGTTCCACGGCAACATCAAATCAACTCGCATTTATCGCACCTCAACTGGGTGAAAACTGGCTCAATGGTCAGATGAATAGCGCACAGAACCTAGCAAACATTGGTCTTGGTGCGCTTCAGGGGCAAGCTAACGCAGGGCAGACCTACGCGAACAATACAGGCCAATTACTGCAACAAAACGCATCACTGGCAGCACAGCGAGCTAATCAGCCGTCGAGATTTCAGCAAGGGCTTACTGGTGCGCTTGGTGGCGCTAGTGCTGGCATGGCAATTGGTGGGCCTTGGGGTGCTGCGATTGGCGGGGGCTTGGGTGCACTTGGAGGGTTATTCTAA
- a CDS encoding phage DNA ejection protein — translation MATWQQGGAGGLLGAIGQVNSNAPQSSDVNVNLARIGQNQDFARAGGNNLGMQAVQGLAGLNEIYKQQQAQERAGQFKQLYGQAFSSGDRTAMRQLAAQYPEQFESVQKGLGFIDDDQRNAVGSLAASARVAAASPESMGAWLTKNQSELQRIGARPQDVASMYQQDPKEFLNFVDHLGLSALGPEKYYDLQDKAEGRKVQMRGQDIGAETARRGQDITARGQDISASTARRGQDLAMQRASARGAAGPSGSRVVQLADGRTVNVGGKLHGAGANAFYEGIDDSGNMVRVPASAIAAPATSAANAQNYAMKKDIDAIAGAKTDQLDFMTGVTGSSGNPAKFAELRSRLPGNKEQRQLYNATQRIQGRMQNQGIAAARDMGASGINTVAEAKMYFQGMPQVDYSSPEAMQQSIADIQQYTDNYNQQYQVNVGGESRPSKTQEAQPKPQANSGFQSLWGD, via the coding sequence ATGGCGACATGGCAACAAGGGGGTGCTGGCGGTTTGCTTGGCGCTATTGGCCAAGTAAATTCCAACGCCCCGCAATCAAGCGACGTCAACGTCAATCTGGCGCGAATAGGGCAGAACCAAGACTTTGCACGCGCAGGCGGTAATAATCTCGGCATGCAAGCCGTGCAGGGATTAGCAGGGCTTAATGAAATCTACAAGCAGCAGCAAGCTCAGGAACGCGCTGGCCAGTTCAAGCAATTATACGGACAAGCCTTCTCATCCGGTGATCGTACAGCAATGCGCCAACTTGCTGCCCAATACCCTGAGCAGTTCGAAAGCGTTCAGAAAGGACTTGGCTTTATTGACGATGACCAGCGTAATGCAGTTGGCTCTCTTGCTGCCTCAGCGCGTGTTGCCGCAGCATCCCCTGAAAGTATGGGTGCTTGGCTGACTAAAAACCAAAGCGAGCTACAGCGTATTGGAGCAAGACCTCAAGACGTTGCTTCAATGTATCAGCAAGATCCGAAAGAGTTCTTGAACTTCGTAGATCATCTTGGCTTGTCTGCGCTTGGGCCAGAAAAGTATTACGACTTGCAAGACAAGGCTGAAGGCCGAAAGGTTCAGATGCGTGGGCAAGATATTGGCGCCGAAACAGCAAGGAGAGGCCAAGATATTACAGCGAGAGGGCAGGATATTTCTGCATCAACTGCTCGCCGTGGTCAGGACCTTGCAATGCAAAGAGCATCTGCAAGAGGTGCCGCCGGGCCTTCAGGATCTCGGGTTGTCCAGCTTGCGGATGGAAGAACAGTAAATGTGGGCGGTAAATTGCACGGCGCAGGAGCTAATGCCTTTTATGAAGGAATAGATGATTCAGGAAACATGGTTCGGGTTCCAGCCAGTGCCATTGCGGCACCTGCGACATCGGCAGCTAACGCTCAAAACTACGCGATGAAAAAGGACATCGATGCAATAGCGGGCGCAAAGACTGATCAGCTTGATTTCATGACCGGGGTTACGGGCAGCTCAGGAAATCCTGCTAAATTTGCCGAGCTGCGCAGCCGGTTGCCTGGAAACAAAGAGCAGCGCCAGCTTTACAATGCAACTCAGCGCATCCAGGGGCGCATGCAGAATCAAGGCATAGCCGCTGCTCGTGATATGGGGGCAAGTGGTATCAACACCGTTGCGGAAGCGAAAATGTACTTCCAAGGTATGCCGCAGGTTGACTACTCAAGCCCGGAAGCTATGCAGCAATCTATTGCAGACATCCAGCAATACACCGACAACTACAATCAGCAGTATCAAGTAAATGTCGGCGGTGAAAGCAGGCCGTCTAAAACTCAGGAAGCGCAACCAAAGCCGCAAGCAAATTCAGGCTTTCAATCATTATGGGGTGATTAA
- a CDS encoding DNA transfer protein, with amino-acid sequence MAKPWKEVMASPQYQQLPPDQQAAAQEQYFNEVVAPKAGDQAEAARQQFFAAYPIAPAQSQQQPAEQQAPSMMDNVEQAARGLANIPFDILQGGASLINAGSRAIGAGDVLDPVYRPVDRPTDPYAQAGEAIGGYLVPGAGVAGNMVIGSLAEASNQKGDFAQNAAQNAAVNLGAQGLLSGVGRLVAPKVKDALGSAAINSADDVSRMARTGSGRSDISSQASNITDEVAKAAESVGVDVNALTPGMRSGSKGLAQAEGILASKPGVTQDAHSKAFGEIQTKFNSALDELGAEVGSAAEKSGAIKQRVLSGIDSMKASEKSAWDSVRSTMPDMKSRMSNTNATIQGDISAGMPLTPEMKQFATAYNKTGKDGITFDAMKAWRGKLADAEQKYIRSGEANMARRMGELRDAATEDMRIMAEKGGFIDQWSAANELSKSRFAAQKQAENALGKDLATDTLVTNGVKALQNSAKVGSGKFNQIIGSLPESERAPAIASILQDALSQGVRGGKADAAGISHIASILTPQNISSISRHSKELGRIASAYSELARAATKPIRYVENTGRSIPAISSLEQGLPKAVQSVLNAIGNSTSGAIVGATGAGFVGGAVGAVAGSVAKGVIEKLATSRSGRYAIEKAIQEATKATKIGASKEAIAAAERRFMANKTAVNAMREAIGSQEFNRLSRAGIVTTISGMTHD; translated from the coding sequence ATGGCTAAGCCGTGGAAAGAAGTAATGGCATCCCCTCAGTATCAGCAACTCCCTCCAGACCAGCAAGCAGCAGCGCAAGAGCAATATTTCAATGAAGTTGTAGCACCCAAGGCTGGCGACCAAGCAGAAGCAGCACGGCAACAATTCTTTGCTGCATATCCTATCGCTCCGGCTCAGTCGCAACAGCAACCCGCAGAGCAACAAGCCCCATCCATGATGGATAACGTAGAGCAAGCGGCGCGTGGTCTGGCTAATATCCCGTTCGATATATTGCAGGGCGGGGCTAGCCTAATCAATGCTGGTAGCCGTGCGATAGGAGCCGGGGATGTTCTCGACCCTGTATACCGCCCTGTAGACCGACCAACAGATCCTTATGCCCAAGCTGGTGAAGCTATCGGCGGTTACCTGGTTCCCGGTGCCGGCGTGGCTGGCAATATGGTTATTGGATCGCTAGCGGAAGCAAGTAATCAGAAAGGCGACTTTGCGCAAAACGCTGCACAGAACGCAGCAGTAAACCTTGGTGCTCAGGGCTTGCTATCAGGAGTCGGCAGATTAGTCGCTCCGAAAGTTAAAGATGCGTTAGGTTCAGCGGCGATAAACTCTGCTGATGATGTGTCAAGGATGGCAAGAACTGGATCTGGAAGATCTGACATATCCAGCCAAGCATCAAATATAACAGATGAGGTTGCCAAGGCGGCGGAATCAGTTGGTGTTGATGTTAATGCTCTAACTCCGGGAATGCGATCTGGTAGTAAAGGGCTAGCTCAAGCAGAAGGAATACTGGCATCAAAGCCAGGTGTTACTCAAGATGCTCACTCAAAAGCTTTCGGCGAGATACAGACGAAATTCAACTCGGCTCTTGATGAGTTGGGCGCTGAAGTTGGAAGTGCTGCAGAAAAGAGTGGGGCTATCAAGCAAAGGGTGCTTTCTGGCATCGATAGTATGAAGGCGTCAGAAAAGTCAGCATGGGATAGTGTTAGATCTACCATGCCAGACATGAAATCTCGCATGTCTAATACGAATGCCACTATTCAAGGGGATATTTCTGCTGGAATGCCCCTTACACCAGAAATGAAACAGTTCGCAACGGCATACAATAAGACAGGCAAGGACGGAATAACTTTCGACGCAATGAAAGCATGGCGCGGGAAGCTTGCCGATGCTGAACAGAAATACATTCGTTCCGGCGAAGCCAACATGGCTAGAAGGATGGGTGAGCTTCGTGATGCTGCCACTGAAGATATGCGCATTATGGCTGAAAAAGGTGGATTTATTGACCAGTGGAGCGCTGCGAACGAGCTTTCAAAATCTCGATTTGCCGCCCAAAAGCAGGCTGAAAATGCGCTTGGTAAGGATCTTGCTACTGACACGCTAGTCACAAACGGCGTTAAGGCACTTCAAAACTCAGCAAAAGTCGGATCTGGGAAATTCAACCAGATTATAGGGTCGCTCCCTGAGTCGGAAAGAGCGCCAGCTATCGCATCAATCCTTCAAGACGCATTATCACAAGGCGTCAGGGGTGGAAAAGCAGACGCTGCCGGGATATCTCACATTGCATCAATCCTGACACCGCAAAACATTTCATCCATCAGCAGGCATTCAAAAGAATTAGGACGGATTGCCAGTGCTTATAGCGAGCTTGCTAGGGCAGCAACAAAGCCGATTAGGTACGTTGAGAATACAGGTCGCTCCATCCCTGCAATTAGTTCTTTAGAGCAGGGGTTGCCAAAAGCAGTGCAATCAGTTCTCAATGCGATAGGTAACTCAACATCAGGGGCAATTGTTGGTGCTACTGGAGCGGGGTTTGTTGGCGGCGCTGTAGGTGCTGTTGCTGGTTCTGTTGCAAAAGGGGTAATAGAGAAGTTAGCGACTTCACGCAGCGGGCGGTATGCCATAGAAAAGGCCATCCAAGAGGCAACTAAAGCCACTAAGATCGGTGCCAGCAAAGAGGCCATTGCCGCCGCAGAACGCCGATTTATGGCTAACAAAACTGCCGTAAATGCAATGCGTGAAGCGATAGGCAGTCAAGAGTTTAACCGCCTATCTAGAGCTGGAATAGTTACCACAATAAGCGGAATGACTCATGATTGA
- a CDS encoding KilA-N domain-containing protein, translating to MKYPTVSVNGVSVRVDNEGRYSLNDLHAAAVANGEATESQRPSVFLRSAQIKRFIKVLQAKALKSASEQNQPLKVTKGGGETGAWGVEILAIRYAAWIKPEFEIEVYDIFRAVIRKGVDAMSRLNRLDHIINAETKEVSQCASRMAKWGVGGRKALLASARERMISEVQMYLPGVE from the coding sequence ATGAAATACCCAACCGTGTCAGTAAACGGCGTTTCCGTTCGTGTTGATAATGAAGGGCGCTATAGCCTTAACGATCTTCATGCGGCAGCGGTAGCCAATGGTGAAGCAACTGAATCACAGCGTCCAAGTGTTTTCTTGCGCAGCGCCCAGATCAAGCGATTCATTAAGGTGTTGCAGGCCAAAGCACTAAAAAGTGCTTCGGAACAAAATCAACCACTTAAGGTAACAAAGGGTGGGGGAGAGACTGGGGCTTGGGGTGTGGAAATCCTTGCTATCCGCTATGCGGCGTGGATTAAGCCGGAGTTTGAGATAGAAGTTTACGATATCTTCAGGGCAGTCATTCGCAAGGGGGTTGATGCAATGTCACGACTAAACCGCCTAGACCACATCATCAACGCCGAAACAAAGGAAGTGAGCCAGTGCGCAAGCAGAATGGCTAAGTGGGGTGTTGGCGGTAGAAAGGCTCTTCTTGCTTCTGCGCGTGAGCGCATGATTAGTGAGGTTCAGATGTACCTCCCTGGCGTAGAGTGA
- a CDS encoding Arc family DNA-binding protein, producing MARDEPKFTFRMPHEVKEKLKYRAKSNGRSFNAELLQIVQDALAQPSPISGYRDDAERLADQQAEQFKKVVFDTLRTMYDKKEG from the coding sequence ATGGCTAGAGACGAACCAAAGTTCACATTCAGAATGCCGCATGAAGTAAAAGAAAAGCTCAAGTACAGGGCGAAATCTAACGGAAGATCATTTAATGCTGAGCTACTGCAAATCGTACAGGACGCCCTAGCCCAGCCATCACCCATATCAGGCTATCGTGACGACGCTGAGAGACTGGCAGATCAGCAGGCTGAGCAGTTCAAGAAGGTTGTGTTTGATACGCTTAGAACTATGTACGACAAGAAAGAAGGGTAG
- a CDS encoding Arc family DNA-binding protein — MKGASRMPQFNLRWPQKDLDLVRKVAEENGRSANTEIHRRVMESLKREGLLNA; from the coding sequence ATGAAAGGTGCTAGCAGAATGCCGCAGTTCAATCTGCGTTGGCCACAGAAGGACTTAGATCTAGTTCGAAAGGTGGCAGAAGAGAATGGAAGATCAGCGAATACAGAGATTCACCGCAGAGTAATGGAGAGCTTGAAAAGAGAAGGGTTGTTAAATGCTTAA
- a CDS encoding Bro-N domain-containing protein encodes MNIVAKSDFNFQGNALVPVSGISGVWLTSADIAKALQYKSAKSITNLFNQNSDEFTGGMTQVIESVTSGNYRKKVRVFSLRGAHLIAMFARTDVAKEFRRWVLDILDREIGSGVVSPSFDFHMHAHHANVVCIHMDFIREVWINELHPALKAIGSPLAVKLYDRIGDASAIAYSLRGALYRADGRKDLH; translated from the coding sequence ATGAACATTGTAGCAAAATCAGACTTCAACTTCCAAGGCAATGCACTTGTACCGGTATCTGGTATCTCTGGCGTATGGCTAACCTCTGCCGATATTGCCAAGGCATTGCAATACAAAAGCGCCAAGTCGATCACCAACCTGTTTAACCAGAACAGTGATGAGTTTACTGGCGGAATGACTCAGGTCATTGAATCAGTGACCTCAGGAAACTACCGCAAAAAGGTGAGAGTTTTTTCCCTTCGCGGCGCTCACCTGATTGCAATGTTTGCCCGCACTGATGTTGCTAAAGAGTTCCGCAGGTGGGTTCTGGATATTCTGGATCGTGAAATTGGAAGCGGGGTGGTTAGCCCATCATTTGATTTTCACATGCATGCACACCACGCCAATGTTGTATGCATCCACATGGATTTTATTCGTGAAGTATGGATTAACGAATTGCATCCAGCTCTAAAAGCGATAGGTTCCCCTTTGGCGGTAAAGCTATACGACCGGATAGGGGATGCAAGCGCAATAGCGTACTCATTAAGGGGGGCGCTATATAGAGCTGACGGTAGAAAGGATTTGCACTGA
- a CDS encoding phage head-binding domain-containing protein, producing MPNILVSMPSQLFTMARSFKAVANGEIFIGQVDTDPTIPSNQIQVFLEAEDGSFIPTAQPISINAGGYPVYNGQIGKFVTEEAYSMAIYDSFGAQQFYFPNILKYDPGQLRNDLAQDNGALLVGGAVQTYETVADMVADTDLEADTVIAWMGYAEATDGGGGIGRVKSGAVVEDGGSLFNLANGLHVEAFLNDKAVSCRKFGILPSVTDNAVQLNKWRDYCIANKKQMHLVSGEYETHAVFDLGFFGVDMIGDGRHNSVLHFPAEAGTRCIRLQASNFTFGMALRDFGIKGNPTTTSHLFVDNCHHLDFRNINMREGSTSACFALDIPFSVASKFDTIICSTNEQPMTSRPFSGLRYGPGAGPSRATDCTFINPIIEGMIGDGIFINNGDSATFVGGTSENNDGNGVTISATSRMNTFTGVGFENRGFADVFDAGISSKFINCYSSRKFFAAPGARFGELNGGLWERVEISSGADHYSVDNIDVKYWTSIGIPLPEGGGYFDASQTTTSGRVFDMVTSTLYFPIKPMVQIAPTVSPLVFQNTTGLPITLSYNGDISSAFLRLGGSNVLQLSNAGTILLQPDEGITISFSGTPTIGYKLNNITM from the coding sequence ATGCCCAACATTTTAGTATCAATGCCTTCCCAGTTGTTCACGATGGCTAGGTCGTTTAAAGCAGTGGCCAACGGTGAGATATTTATAGGCCAGGTAGATACAGACCCGACCATCCCATCAAATCAGATCCAAGTGTTTTTAGAGGCTGAAGACGGATCTTTCATTCCTACCGCACAGCCGATCAGCATAAACGCAGGTGGCTACCCGGTTTACAACGGGCAGATCGGCAAGTTTGTTACCGAAGAAGCTTATAGTATGGCCATTTACGACTCTTTTGGGGCGCAGCAGTTCTACTTCCCAAATATCTTGAAGTATGACCCAGGCCAACTGCGTAATGATCTGGCGCAAGACAACGGCGCTTTGCTGGTGGGCGGCGCTGTCCAGACATATGAAACCGTTGCTGATATGGTTGCTGATACAGATTTAGAGGCTGACACAGTAATCGCATGGATGGGTTACGCAGAGGCTACAGACGGCGGCGGTGGCATTGGGCGAGTAAAATCTGGTGCTGTTGTTGAGGACGGGGGCAGTCTGTTTAATCTTGCCAACGGTCTGCATGTTGAAGCGTTCCTGAACGATAAAGCGGTAAGCTGTCGTAAGTTTGGTATCTTGCCGTCAGTCACTGATAACGCAGTTCAGCTTAACAAATGGCGCGACTACTGCATTGCAAATAAAAAGCAGATGCATCTGGTTTCTGGCGAATATGAAACTCATGCCGTTTTTGACCTGGGCTTCTTTGGTGTCGACATGATTGGCGATGGTCGACATAACTCTGTGCTGCATTTCCCTGCTGAAGCTGGCACGCGGTGCATACGTCTTCAGGCATCAAATTTCACGTTCGGAATGGCTTTGCGCGACTTTGGAATTAAAGGAAATCCGACTACAACAAGTCACCTGTTTGTAGACAATTGCCACCACTTAGACTTTAGAAACATAAACATGCGCGAAGGTTCGACTTCAGCTTGCTTTGCTTTAGACATCCCATTCAGTGTTGCTTCTAAATTTGACACGATTATTTGCTCTACGAATGAGCAGCCTATGACAAGCAGACCGTTCTCAGGTTTGAGATACGGACCAGGGGCAGGGCCATCAAGGGCCACCGACTGTACTTTCATCAATCCTATAATTGAAGGCATGATCGGAGACGGAATTTTTATTAATAACGGCGATTCCGCGACATTTGTTGGTGGCACATCTGAAAACAATGACGGCAACGGTGTGACCATATCAGCAACTAGTCGCATGAATACTTTCACGGGGGTTGGATTCGAGAATCGCGGATTTGCTGACGTTTTCGATGCAGGAATAAGCTCAAAATTCATTAACTGCTACTCGTCGCGCAAATTCTTTGCAGCACCTGGCGCACGGTTTGGTGAGTTAAATGGTGGGTTGTGGGAGAGGGTAGAAATATCATCTGGGGCAGATCACTACAGCGTAGACAATATCGATGTTAAGTATTGGACGTCGATCGGCATTCCACTGCCGGAGGGAGGAGGTTACTTTGACGCATCACAAACCACGACGAGTGGTCGTGTATTCGATATGGTTACATCAACTCTTTATTTCCCGATAAAGCCAATGGTGCAGATTGCGCCTACTGTCAGCCCTTTAGTATTTCAGAATACAACTGGTCTGCCGATAACGCTTTCTTACAACGGTGATATATCCTCAGCGTTCCTGCGCCTTGGCGGGTCTAACGTGCTTCAGCTTTCTAATGCTGGGACGATCCTTTTACAGCCGGATGAAGGAATAACAATCTCATTCTCAGGGACACCAACAATCGGGTACAAGTTAAATAACATTACAATGTAA